One genomic window of Rhinolophus ferrumequinum isolate MPI-CBG mRhiFer1 chromosome 23, mRhiFer1_v1.p, whole genome shotgun sequence includes the following:
- the LOC117016112 gene encoding glutamic acid-rich protein, with protein MDPLCLSAALLIFLNIQAAGAQGSDTVSPSQRRPVFCLEPPYKGPGRAVLPRFFFNTRSGFCEAFVFGGGRAKLNNFLTKDECTRVCSGRKPAFETQYQLELQAQPALKDKPVDKTQDKGPACRHLEPENQDGDGDSDLKDDDDEEDEKPEDEKPENQDGDGDSDLKDDDDEEDEKPEDEKPENQDGDGDSDLKEDDHEEDEKPEDEKPEDQDDDDDYEDEDEEPQG; from the exons ATGGACCCGCTCTGCCTCTCTGCAGCCCTTCTCATCTTCTTGAACATCCAGGCGGCTGGCGCTCAGGGGAGTGACACCGTCTCCCCTTCCCAAC gccgccctgtgTTCTGCCTGGAGCCTCCTTACAAGGGACCCGGCAGGGCTGTGTTGCCCAGGTTCTTCTTCAACACCAGGTCCGGCTTCTGCGAGGCCTTTGTGTTTGGCGGCGGCAGAGCGAAGCTGAACAACTTCCTGACCAAGGACGAGTGCACCCGAGTCTGCAGTGGGAGAAAACCAGCTTTCGAGACTCAGTACCAGCTCGAGCTCCAGGCGCAGCCTGCACTCAAGGATAAGCCTGTGGACAAGACCCAGGACAAGGGGCCCGCGTGCCGGCACCTGGAGCCTGAGAACCAGGACGGGGACGGAGACTCTGACCTCAAGGACGACGACGACGAGGAGGACGAGAAACCTGAGGATGagaagcctgagaaccaggacgGGGACGGAGACTCTGACCTCAAGGACGACGACGACGAGGAGGACGAGAAACCTGAGGATGagaagcctgagaaccaggacgGGGACGGAGACTCTGACCTCAAGGAGGACGACCACGAGGAGGATGAGAAGCCTGAGGACGAGAAGCCTGAGGACCAGGACGACGACGACGACTACGAGGACGAGGACGAAGAGCCCCAGGGTTAG